The genome window CGGCACAAAATGCAGCACAAATATTGcacccagcagcagcacaactGCCAGCCAGGTCAGTTCGGGGACGGAAAAGTTGAATGTGCTGGGGagaaaattatacaaatgaGCTCTGACAACATCTCGAATATAATCTGATTGAGCTTACTTGATGGTGCTCTCGGCTAGAGAGGCCAGGTAGCCAATGGTATTCTGTACGGTCTGGGAGACTTCTTGTATGGCCTGAAGACGCTCCTTAATTGACTTtttctcctccttctctttgtcatcgtcatcatcctcatcataATCGTAGTCATAGTGCCCAGCATTGGCATCTGTAGTGCCAGTGATGAGCCTGATCAACCACTTTCTGCAAGGGAATGATTTAGCAATATATTCCCTTTTTGGTTCAGAGCTAACTTACTTCAGTATGATGAGTAGAAGCACGAGGGGAACTGTCTCTAGATCGCCATAGACGCAGGCCACGATCCACAGCACAAAGGCAATGCTCGAACGCACAGGCGATTCCCACTCGAAGCAGCTTCTGTTAATGAAAGTAAggtattaatatttgaaatatcttCTCTTCTTTTACAATCCCTTACTGCACGTAGCGCGCAGCCTCCAAGATGTCCATGATGACCTCCTTGAGGCGATTGACATTGCGCAGAAATAGCTGACGCTTGAACTTTGCCTCCTGCTGGATCAATTTCTCCTCCTTGGGCTGCAAAGCACGACACACCGCGCGCACCTCGTTCCAGACCACTGTGAGTTCCAGCTGAATCTGTGGCGAGTTGCCCTTGGCACGCACACAGAGATTCTTATCCTTCAGAGTGTACCAACGCTTGACGCCACTCTTGATGCGCAGCAGGGGAATGACTAGTTTGCCCAGGAACTCGACACGATGATCGCGATCCTCATCGAAGACTGTAACCTCCAGCACCTGTGTGATATCCTTGACATTGCTGTGGAGCAGCAGAAGTTGAGTTATTTCCAAAGATACATAGAGACTTGTCACACTTACAAGGTGAAGATCTTGTTCCAGTTGGGCGTCAGCGTTTTGTATTCGGTTTGTGTCTGCAGTCGAGCATTCCCCAGCTCCAGGACACAGAATGGATCGGATTTTCCCCCGATATCCGCGGCAGCTAACCCTGTGGCGCCAAAAACCTTCACCGTGAGATGTCCGACATCCCGGAGATTCTGTAGACTGCGCAGAAAGCGATAGCGATCACGCAGCTGTTGCGTCTCACGCGGATCCTCCTTGAATG of Drosophila nasuta strain 15112-1781.00 chromosome 3, ASM2355853v1, whole genome shotgun sequence contains these proteins:
- the LOC132789774 gene encoding multiple C2 and transmembrane domain-containing protein isoform X3; this translates as MDWPSPIRFGPRMLLKRLRQQHSELREQLELGCEELKEHFQRNSKLAESSKRLKSQIWSSVVTILLVKAKDLPLAEDGNKLIDTHFKFRLGNEKYKTKSSWTERWLEQFDLHLFDEDQNLELALWNRNTLFGKANIDLSVFQRENTHGIWKPLEDCSGEVFLMLTISGTTALETISDLKAFKEDPRETQQLRDRYRFLRSLQNLRDVGHLTVKVFGATGLAAADIGGKSDPFCVLELGNARLQTQTEYKTLTPNWNKIFTFNVKDITQVLEVTVFDEDRDHRVEFLGKLVIPLLRIKSGVKRWYTLKDKNLCVRAKGNSPQIQLELTVVWNEVRAVCRALQPKEEKLIQQEAKFKRQLFLRNVNRLKEVIMDILEAARYVQSCFEWESPVRSSIAFVLWIVACVYGDLETVPLVLLLIILKKWLIRLITGTTDANAGHYDYDYDEDDDDDKEKEEKKSIKERLQAIQEVSQTVQNTIGYLASLAESTINTFNFSVPELTWLAVVLLLGAIFVLHFVPLRWLLLFWGFMKFSRRILRPNTIPNNELLDFLSRVPDNEAINQFRELPPSAPTDQARNNPKKKLKGS